Proteins from a genomic interval of Verrucomicrobiota bacterium:
- a CDS encoding AbrB/MazE/SpoVT family DNA-binding domain-containing protein produces the protein MTPTTVTLSSKGQLSLPKEIRDTDSLEASDVFRLERLARGKYLLEKMSAPARTRARLVRSKDGFMVFQPPKGAPRITLDLVKKLEAETL, from the coding sequence ATGACTCCGACCACCGTCACGCTATCGTCCAAGGGGCAATTATCGTTGCCTAAGGAAATCCGCGATACCGATTCATTGGAAGCCAGCGATGTGTTTCGCCTGGAGAGACTGGCCCGCGGCAAATACCTCCTCGAAAAGATGTCGGCTCCAGCTAGGACCCGAGCCAGACTAGTCCGGTCGAAGGATGGCTTCATGGTGTTTCAGCCACCCAAAGGCGCGCCGAGGATCACCCTAGACCTGGTGAAAAAGTTGGAAGCGGAGACCCTATGA
- a CDS encoding sugar phosphate isomerase/epimerase, which translates to MQLGFVSAILPELTLEKLLSFAAAEGFPCIEIMCWPVGRAERKYAGVTHIDVTTLTRSQADEINSRCASVHVTLSALGYYPNLLDPDPRVAQSTREHLKKVIRAAQLLGLKNVNTFVGRDWTKSVDDNWPRFLKTWRPLIALAEDHGVKIGIENCPMLFTRDEWPGGKNLATTPAIWRRMFSDIPSKHFGLNYDPSHLVLQQMDPIGPLREFQAKLFHVHAKDVQILGSRLDEVGIFAHPLEWHRPRIPGYGEIHWDRFMGTLVETGYRGPVCIEVEDGTFGKSLEGRKAALTVARNVLEPFFP; encoded by the coding sequence ATGCAACTGGGCTTTGTTTCCGCCATTCTTCCCGAACTGACCCTGGAAAAGCTTTTGAGCTTCGCCGCCGCGGAGGGTTTTCCGTGCATCGAGATCATGTGTTGGCCCGTCGGCAGAGCAGAGCGCAAATACGCCGGCGTCACCCACATTGATGTGACGACGCTGACACGCTCCCAGGCCGACGAGATCAATTCGCGTTGCGCCAGCGTCCACGTCACCCTGAGCGCGCTGGGCTACTACCCCAATCTCCTCGATCCAGATCCCAGAGTCGCGCAGAGCACGCGCGAACACCTGAAGAAAGTCATAAGGGCGGCGCAGTTACTTGGCCTCAAGAACGTCAATACTTTCGTAGGCCGTGACTGGACCAAGAGCGTGGATGACAACTGGCCGCGCTTTCTGAAGACCTGGCGGCCTCTGATCGCTCTTGCCGAGGATCACGGCGTGAAGATCGGGATCGAGAACTGTCCGATGCTGTTTACGCGGGACGAATGGCCTGGCGGAAAAAATCTCGCCACCACGCCGGCCATCTGGCGCCGGATGTTCAGCGACATTCCCTCGAAACATTTCGGCCTCAACTATGACCCGTCCCATCTCGTGCTCCAGCAAATGGACCCGATTGGCCCGTTGCGCGAGTTTCAGGCCAAGCTTTTTCACGTTCATGCTAAAGACGTGCAGATCCTGGGCAGCCGCCTGGACGAGGTCGGCATTTTCGCCCACCCGCTCGAATGGCACCGGCCTAGGATTCCGGGTTACGGCGAGATCCATTGGGATCGATTCATGGGCACGCTGGTGGAGACAGGTTATCGCGGCCCCGTCTGCATCGAAGTAGAGGACGGTACCTTCGGGAAGTCACTCGAGGGAAGGAAAGCCGCGTTAACCGTTGCCCGGAATGTTCTCGAGCCGTTTTTTCCCTGA
- a CDS encoding GDP-L-fucose synthase: MNRDARIYVAGHRGLAGNAIWRELAREGFTRLIGRSHAELDLLDSVKVRSFFEAERPEYVFIAAAKVGGIHANDSQPASFLYENLQIQNNLIHTAFLSGVKKLLFLGSSCIYPRLAPQPMKEECLLTGPLEPTNQWYAVAKIAGIKLCQAYRRQFGCNFISVMPTNLYGPRDNYNLETSHVLPALIRKFHEAKVAGQKSVTCWGTGAPMREFLYADDLGRACLFLMETYDEEQFINVGSGIEISIKELAGTVQRVVGFEGKMLWDSSKPDGAPRKLMDSSRLFALGWKPQTQMETGIRLAYQDFLSSPRA, encoded by the coding sequence TTGAACCGTGACGCCCGCATTTACGTGGCGGGCCATCGTGGACTGGCCGGGAACGCGATCTGGCGAGAACTGGCGCGGGAGGGATTTACGCGGTTGATCGGACGCAGCCATGCTGAGCTTGACCTCCTGGATTCGGTCAAGGTTCGCAGCTTCTTCGAGGCCGAACGGCCGGAATACGTCTTCATTGCGGCGGCGAAGGTCGGCGGGATTCACGCCAACGACAGCCAGCCCGCTTCGTTCCTTTATGAGAATCTCCAAATTCAGAACAACCTGATTCACACGGCATTTTTGTCCGGGGTGAAGAAACTCCTGTTCCTGGGAAGTTCCTGCATTTATCCCAGGCTGGCGCCGCAGCCGATGAAGGAGGAATGTCTTTTGACCGGCCCGCTGGAGCCCACGAATCAATGGTACGCGGTCGCGAAGATCGCCGGGATCAAGCTCTGCCAGGCTTACCGGCGGCAGTTTGGCTGCAACTTCATCAGCGTCATGCCGACCAATCTTTACGGGCCAAGGGACAACTACAATCTGGAGACTTCGCACGTCCTGCCGGCGCTGATTCGGAAATTCCACGAAGCCAAAGTGGCCGGGCAGAAATCAGTCACGTGCTGGGGCACGGGCGCTCCGATGCGGGAATTTCTTTATGCGGACGATCTGGGGCGCGCGTGTCTTTTTCTGATGGAAACGTACGACGAGGAGCAATTCATCAACGTTGGTTCAGGAATTGAAATCTCGATCAAGGAACTGGCGGGCACGGTCCAGCGCGTCGTCGGTTTCGAGGGCAAGATGCTTTGGGACAGTTCCAAACCTGACGGCGCGCCGAGGAAGCTGATGGACAGTTCGAGGCTGTTTGCGCTCGGTTGGAAGCCGCAGACCCAAATGGAAACCGGCATCCGGCTCGCCTACCAGGATTTTCTATCCTCGCCCCGAGCCTGA
- a CDS encoding NADH:flavin oxidoreductase, translating to MKLTRIPTLKTVADFRAYGASLGIELPCEEAIVSGPSSPLAQPISAVQVNGKKIGNRFAVQPMEGWDGTTTGGATEEVRRRWQRFGESGAKLIYGGEAMAVRPDGRANPNQLIIIEQNKRDLAELREILVRAHQERYGAADDLVIGFQLTHSGRFCKPTDKFRMEPRVAYRHPILDRRFSVTTDAQVFTDSEIEQLIECYVAGAKIAWDVGADFVDIKHCHGYLLHEFLGAHTRSGKYGGSFENRTRILREIIAGIRASGNPIEIGVRLSAFDFVPFKPDPASSKPGKLGPGVPEDFSHCLPYRYGFGLKESHPVEYDLTEPIQFLELCASLGVKLVNVSAGSPYYNPHIQRPAAYPPSDGYQPPEDPLVGVARQINVVRQLKEHLANVGQASSLSQNPASALTGSKPGESPLPPMILIGTAYSYLQEYLPHVAQYVVRNGWADMIGLGRVTLSYPTILADALSSGALNTKIICRTFSDCTTAPRNGMISGCYPLDKYYAGKPEAQKLKEVKKAAGA from the coding sequence ATTAAACTCACCCGCATTCCAACCCTGAAGACCGTCGCGGATTTTCGCGCGTATGGGGCGTCGCTCGGAATCGAACTGCCGTGTGAAGAGGCGATCGTTTCCGGCCCATCCTCGCCGCTGGCGCAGCCGATTTCCGCCGTCCAGGTCAACGGCAAGAAGATCGGGAATCGCTTCGCCGTTCAACCCATGGAAGGGTGGGATGGCACGACCACCGGCGGCGCGACCGAGGAAGTGCGGCGGCGCTGGCAACGCTTTGGGGAAAGCGGCGCGAAACTAATCTACGGCGGCGAAGCGATGGCCGTGCGTCCCGACGGCCGCGCGAATCCGAATCAGCTCATCATCATTGAGCAAAACAAAAGGGACTTGGCTGAATTGCGCGAAATCCTCGTCCGCGCGCACCAGGAGCGATACGGCGCGGCGGACGATCTCGTGATTGGGTTTCAGCTCACGCATTCAGGCCGTTTCTGCAAACCCACGGACAAATTCCGCATGGAACCGCGCGTGGCGTATCGGCACCCGATCCTCGACCGCCGATTCAGCGTCACGACCGACGCCCAGGTCTTCACCGACAGCGAGATTGAGCAACTCATCGAATGTTACGTCGCGGGCGCGAAGATTGCCTGGGACGTGGGCGCGGACTTTGTCGATATCAAGCATTGCCATGGCTATCTGCTGCACGAGTTCCTCGGCGCGCACACCCGATCCGGCAAATATGGAGGCTCGTTCGAGAACCGCACGCGCATTCTCCGGGAGATCATCGCGGGCATTCGCGCGTCCGGCAATCCAATCGAGATTGGCGTGCGATTGAGCGCGTTCGATTTCGTTCCGTTCAAGCCCGATCCCGCGTCCTCAAAGCCAGGCAAGCTCGGCCCCGGCGTGCCTGAAGATTTTTCCCATTGCTTGCCTTACCGCTACGGGTTCGGTCTCAAAGAGAGCCATCCGGTCGAATACGATCTCACCGAACCGATTCAATTCCTCGAACTCTGCGCGAGCCTGGGAGTGAAGCTGGTCAACGTGAGCGCCGGCTCGCCGTACTATAATCCGCACATTCAACGGCCCGCCGCCTACCCGCCTTCAGATGGCTATCAACCGCCGGAAGATCCGCTTGTCGGCGTGGCGCGGCAAATCAACGTCGTGCGCCAATTGAAGGAGCACCTCGCCAACGTAGGTCAGGCTTCCAGCCTGAGCCAAAACCCTGCTTCTGCACTCACAGGCTCGAAGCCAGGAGAGTCGCCACTCCCGCCCATGATTCTCATCGGCACCGCCTACAGCTACCTGCAAGAGTATCTTCCGCATGTCGCCCAATACGTGGTGCGCAATGGCTGGGCCGACATGATCGGCCTGGGCCGGGTCACGCTGAGTTATCCGACAATTCTGGCGGACGCGCTGAGCAGCGGGGCGTTGAATACAAAGATCATTTGCCGGACCTTCAGCGATTGCACGACGGCGCCCCGCAACGGCATGATCAGCGGCTGTTACCCC
- the gmd gene encoding GDP-mannose 4,6-dehydratase, which translates to MLKKALITGITGQDGSYLAELLLSKGYEVHGIIRRASTFNTGRLEPIYSDPHSGRTRLFLHYGDLSDASALARLIGQIQPDEVYNLAAQSHVRVSFDSPEYTTDITATGAVRLLEAIRETGIRPRFYQASSSEMYGKVREIPQKETTPFYPRSPYGCAKVLAYWITVNYRESYGLHASNGILFNHESPRRGETFVTRKITRAVAHIRAGLQEKLYLGNLEAQRDWGYAKEFVEAMWLMLQQEKPDDYVIATNETHSVREFLEVAFGHVGLNWKKHVEIDPRYYRPAEVDVLIGDCSKARKQLGWEPKTRFADLVKLMVDADVQLLKDHREGKIKVMS; encoded by the coding sequence ATGCTCAAAAAAGCGCTCATCACCGGAATCACGGGACAGGACGGGTCGTATCTCGCCGAATTGCTTCTGAGCAAAGGCTACGAAGTTCACGGCATTATTCGCCGCGCCAGCACCTTCAACACGGGCCGGTTGGAGCCGATTTATTCCGATCCCCACTCTGGGCGCACCCGACTCTTCCTCCATTACGGCGACTTGAGCGACGCCAGCGCGCTGGCGCGGTTGATTGGGCAAATCCAGCCGGATGAGGTCTATAACCTCGCCGCGCAAAGCCACGTTCGCGTCAGCTTCGACAGCCCGGAATACACCACGGACATCACGGCCACGGGCGCCGTGCGTTTGCTCGAAGCTATTCGCGAGACAGGCATCCGGCCGCGATTTTACCAGGCGTCCTCCAGCGAGATGTACGGCAAGGTGCGAGAAATCCCCCAGAAGGAAACAACGCCCTTTTATCCGCGCAGTCCCTACGGCTGCGCGAAAGTCCTGGCCTACTGGATCACGGTCAACTATCGGGAATCTTATGGGCTGCACGCCAGCAATGGCATTCTCTTCAACCACGAGTCGCCGCGGCGCGGTGAAACCTTTGTGACGCGCAAGATCACCCGGGCCGTCGCGCATATCCGGGCCGGTTTGCAGGAAAAGCTCTACCTGGGGAATCTCGAGGCGCAGCGGGATTGGGGCTATGCAAAAGAATTCGTGGAAGCGATGTGGCTGATGCTACAGCAAGAGAAACCCGACGATTACGTCATCGCCACGAACGAGACGCACTCCGTTCGAGAGTTTCTGGAAGTGGCCTTCGGGCACGTCGGGCTTAACTGGAAAAAGCATGTCGAAATCGATCCGCGCTACTACCGGCCGGCGGAAGTGGACGTTCTGATTGGCGACTGCAGCAAGGCGAGGAAGCAATTGGGATGGGAGCCCAAAACCAGGTTCGCCGATCTGGTCAAGCTGATGGTCGATGCCGATGTCCAGTTGCTCAAGGACCATCGGGAAGGGAAAATCAAGGTGATGAGTTGA
- a CDS encoding GDP-mannose 4,6-dehydratase — MPRALITGITGQDGSYLTELLLEHGYDVHGVVRRTSSLGRSRLDHLYNDPAIYGRRLFLHYAELDDPTTLRRVLVKVAPDEIYHLAGQSHVGLSFEIPESTCEMTAMGTLRLLEMIRDLKNPVRLFHASSSEVFGEPSIVPQDEATPFAPVNPYGCAKAFASHMLVIYRRTFGLFACNGIMFNHESPRRGENFVTRKICRAAAAIKLGFQKELLLGDTTSQRDWGDARDYIRGMWLALQHSKPEDFVFATGESHSVQEVVELAFQTVELDWRKYVKQDQRFMRPAEPHRLVGNAAKARRLLGWAPKTTFAQLIAEMTQTDLESLSRRPGEEA; from the coding sequence ATGCCGCGCGCATTGATCACGGGCATCACGGGCCAGGATGGATCTTATCTGACGGAGTTGTTGTTGGAGCATGGTTACGACGTGCACGGCGTGGTCCGGCGCACGAGCAGTCTGGGCCGTTCCCGCCTGGACCACCTCTACAATGACCCCGCGATTTACGGGCGCCGCCTTTTTCTCCATTACGCAGAACTGGACGATCCCACCACGCTCCGGCGCGTTCTGGTCAAAGTCGCGCCGGATGAGATTTATCACCTGGCGGGGCAAAGCCACGTGGGGTTGAGTTTTGAAATCCCTGAATCCACGTGCGAGATGACCGCGATGGGCACGCTCCGTTTGCTGGAAATGATTCGCGACTTGAAGAACCCGGTGCGGTTGTTCCACGCCTCCTCCAGCGAGGTGTTTGGCGAGCCGTCGATCGTGCCTCAGGACGAGGCGACTCCATTCGCTCCGGTCAACCCCTATGGCTGCGCGAAGGCGTTTGCCAGCCACATGCTCGTGATCTACCGCCGAACTTTTGGATTGTTCGCCTGCAACGGGATCATGTTCAACCATGAATCCCCGCGCCGGGGAGAGAACTTCGTCACGCGAAAAATTTGCCGCGCCGCCGCCGCGATCAAACTGGGATTCCAGAAAGAACTTTTGCTCGGCGACACGACATCTCAACGAGACTGGGGGGACGCCCGGGACTACATCCGGGGTATGTGGCTGGCCCTTCAGCACTCGAAGCCGGAGGATTTCGTTTTTGCGACGGGCGAGTCGCACTCGGTGCAAGAGGTTGTGGAACTCGCCTTCCAGACGGTGGAACTGGATTGGCGGAAATATGTGAAACAAGACCAGCGATTCATGCGGCCCGCGGAGCCGCACCGTCTGGTCGGGAATGCGGCCAAGGCCAGGCGTCTTTTGGGTTGGGCGCCGAAGACAACTTTTGCCCAATTGATCGCGGAGATGACACAGACCGATCTGGAATCGCTTTCGAGAAGACCTGGAGAAGAAGCCTAG
- the deoC gene encoding deoxyribose-phosphate aldolase, giving the protein MKYTYEQLAKMIDHSLLHPTMTDQELEDGCRLAGKYGVASVCIKPYAVKRAVELLRGSGVLVGCVIGFPHGNSCTESKRYETELACRDGAAEIDMVINIGKALSGDWPYVEQDIKAVCDEAHKHGAKVKVIFENDYLTQGGAGLSGDDFKRRLCEISERAGADWVKTSSGYGFVKQSDGNYNYRGATEHDLKLMRAACSQRVQVKAAGGVRDLDGLIKCRELGVTRVGATATAAMLEEYKKRAAAAGIAAAKPEASLGSGGY; this is encoded by the coding sequence ATGAAGTACACGTACGAACAACTGGCCAAGATGATCGACCACTCCTTGCTGCATCCGACAATGACGGATCAGGAGCTGGAGGACGGTTGCCGGCTGGCCGGGAAATATGGAGTGGCGTCGGTCTGCATCAAGCCTTACGCCGTGAAGCGCGCCGTGGAATTGCTGCGAGGCAGCGGTGTGCTCGTCGGCTGTGTCATTGGATTCCCCCACGGAAACTCCTGCACGGAATCCAAGCGCTATGAGACGGAACTGGCGTGCCGCGACGGCGCGGCCGAGATTGATATGGTCATCAACATTGGCAAAGCGCTCAGTGGCGATTGGCCATACGTCGAGCAGGACATCAAAGCGGTCTGCGATGAGGCGCACAAACATGGCGCCAAGGTGAAAGTGATCTTTGAGAACGATTACCTGACCCAAGGCGGCGCGGGCTTGAGCGGCGATGATTTCAAGCGACGGCTTTGCGAGATCAGCGAGCGCGCCGGCGCCGATTGGGTGAAGACCTCCTCCGGCTACGGCTTCGTGAAGCAATCCGATGGGAATTACAATTACAGAGGCGCGACCGAACACGACCTCAAGCTCATGCGCGCGGCCTGTTCGCAGCGAGTTCAAGTCAAGGCCGCGGGAGGCGTGCGCGATCTGGATGGCTTGATCAAGTGCCGTGAACTGGGCGTCACGAGGGTCGGCGCAACGGCGACGGCGGCGATGTTGGAGGAATACAAGAAACGGGCGGCGGCGGCAGGCATCGCCGCGGCCAAGCCAGAAGCCTCGCTTGGTTCGGGGGGCTACTGA
- a CDS encoding PAS domain-containing protein, protein MGVTQVLNKRGGPFTADDEKRLRAFSAQAAIALENAQLFEEVTNARNYNESILKSLSNGVVTLNADRIVIKANEAALKILHEKEPNLIGRPIGELFPRKTAWILDSLSRVARTGTTDLALDSDLELRDGARVSVNSSVEKMGARGTVSMLNSYFAEMVDIVFNHGGILDKYIGDAIMAIFGTPFKKPEDPESVSENSAGSCFRAKGRMARRDEGEYPPWIFD, encoded by the coding sequence ATCGGCGTGACTCAGGTTTTGAACAAGCGCGGCGGTCCTTTCACCGCCGATGACGAGAAACGCTTGCGGGCATTCAGTGCGCAGGCGGCCATTGCGTTGGAGAACGCGCAACTGTTCGAAGAGGTCACGAACGCCCGGAACTACAACGAAAGCATTCTGAAAAGCTTGAGCAACGGCGTCGTGACGCTCAACGCCGACCGGATTGTCATCAAAGCCAACGAGGCCGCGTTGAAGATTCTCCACGAAAAGGAACCCAACCTCATCGGGCGCCCGATCGGAGAGCTTTTTCCGAGGAAGACCGCGTGGATTTTGGACAGCCTGAGCCGCGTCGCCAGGACAGGCACGACCGACCTGGCACTCGATTCAGACCTCGAGTTGCGCGATGGCGCGAGAGTCTCTGTCAACTCCTCAGTCGAGAAAATGGGCGCGCGCGGCACGGTCTCCATGTTGAACAGTTATTTCGCGGAAATGGTGGATATTGTGTTCAACCATGGCGGCATTCTCGACAAATACATCGGCGACGCCATCATGGCCATCTTCGGAACGCCCTTCAAAAAGCCCGAAGATCCTGAGAGCGTGTCCGAAAATTCCGCGGGGTCCTGTTTTCGCGCCAAAGGCCGGATGGCGAGGCGCGACGAAGGAGAATATCCTCCCTGGATCTTCGACTGA
- a CDS encoding polysaccharide deacetylase family protein, whose amino-acid sequence MTSACSRTRRRAWWGSVLAGLPGLLCAALEPIPDKLVVLTFDDSVASHYSVVRPLLKQYGFSATFFITEGFSFRTNKKDYMTWEQIAELHREGFEIGNHTRDHMGVSAGNLNRLTEQIEAINARCAEHGIPRPASFAYPGNALEPGALPVLKHLGIRFARRGGAPEFPYDWGRGSAYEPGLDHPLLIPSAGDARPDWTIDDFKRAVDQAKGGRIAVLQFHGAPDNEHPWVHTPPERFAQYMKHLHDEGCQVIALRDLARFVDPSQELSDPFAVIEKRKVARREVRVEGGIKDASTGQRLPARIYVHGEDGQWYFPKPASREGTAVTYNRRSGFNPNAVEMHTTHSAHPFHLELLPGRYTFTIERGKEYFPEAREVIVERAPLKLTFSMRRWINMAERGWYSGDTHNHRDPRELPNVMLAEDVNVGLPMVDWTTVSTVPPTASERGLGGQFGDAAVSLDATHVWHPRNTEYEIFRVGQNNHTLGAILIVNHRTRFDQLVFPLKAVAAKARAEGALIDLEKHNWNWSMAVVPLLNPDLFELANNHHWEVEYSLKNWAVPAPAWMGLSGSGTDTERDWTLYGFQTYYALLNCGFRLRPAAGTANGVHPVPLGFSRVYVELDGPFNYAGWMRGLDAGRSFVTTGPMLLAKVNGQHPGHAFKQEAKPRQYEMAGSIFSQEPLEAIELVAHGRVTEKVALENRRTQTGAYQTEFKTLISLDESSWLAVRCFERRANGRFRFAHTAPWFIEVPGRPMRAHKREAEWLVQRVREEIERSRSLLPPAGLREYEESLAAYERILQNAR is encoded by the coding sequence ATGACATCCGCCTGCAGCCGAACTCGCCGCCGGGCCTGGTGGGGAAGCGTCCTGGCAGGCTTGCCGGGATTGCTTTGCGCGGCGCTCGAACCGATCCCGGACAAGCTCGTCGTGCTGACGTTCGACGATTCCGTTGCTTCGCATTATTCCGTCGTCAGGCCCTTGTTGAAGCAGTACGGCTTCAGCGCGACATTTTTCATCACGGAAGGTTTTTCATTTCGCACGAACAAGAAGGATTACATGACGTGGGAGCAGATCGCCGAGCTGCACCGCGAGGGTTTTGAGATCGGAAATCACACGCGCGACCACATGGGCGTTTCGGCCGGGAATTTGAACCGCCTGACCGAGCAGATCGAAGCGATCAACGCGCGATGCGCCGAACACGGCATTCCGCGCCCGGCGAGTTTCGCCTATCCAGGGAATGCGCTCGAACCTGGCGCTCTGCCGGTATTGAAGCACCTGGGCATTCGCTTCGCGCGGCGCGGCGGCGCGCCGGAGTTTCCGTACGATTGGGGCCGCGGCTCCGCTTACGAGCCGGGCCTCGACCATCCCCTCCTGATTCCTTCCGCCGGGGACGCGCGTCCCGATTGGACGATCGACGATTTCAAGCGTGCCGTGGATCAGGCCAAAGGCGGTCGCATCGCGGTGCTCCAGTTTCACGGTGCGCCGGACAACGAGCATCCGTGGGTCCACACGCCGCCGGAACGCTTCGCGCAGTACATGAAGCATCTGCACGATGAGGGCTGCCAAGTCATCGCGCTCCGGGATCTGGCGCGATTCGTGGATCCGTCTCAGGAGCTATCCGATCCGTTTGCCGTCATTGAAAAGCGGAAGGTGGCGCGCAGGGAAGTTCGGGTGGAAGGCGGGATCAAAGACGCTTCGACCGGCCAGCGGCTTCCGGCGCGAATCTACGTTCACGGAGAAGACGGCCAATGGTATTTCCCGAAGCCGGCATCGCGAGAAGGGACCGCCGTCACCTACAATCGCCGGAGCGGTTTCAACCCAAACGCCGTCGAGATGCACACGACCCATTCGGCGCATCCGTTTCATCTGGAATTATTGCCGGGCCGCTACACGTTCACGATTGAGCGCGGGAAGGAGTATTTTCCCGAAGCCCGCGAAGTCATCGTGGAGCGCGCGCCGCTCAAACTCACCTTCTCCATGCGCCGCTGGATCAACATGGCCGAACGTGGGTGGTATTCCGGCGATACACACAATCACCGCGATCCTCGCGAGTTGCCCAACGTCATGCTGGCCGAGGACGTCAATGTCGGCCTGCCGATGGTGGACTGGACCACCGTCTCGACTGTGCCGCCCACGGCGAGCGAACGGGGCCTCGGCGGCCAATTCGGGGACGCGGCCGTGAGCCTGGATGCGACGCACGTGTGGCATCCACGAAACACCGAATACGAGATCTTCCGCGTCGGCCAAAACAACCACACACTCGGCGCGATTTTGATCGTCAATCACCGGACGCGATTCGATCAGTTGGTGTTTCCCCTGAAAGCGGTGGCGGCGAAAGCGCGGGCGGAAGGGGCGTTGATCGATTTGGAAAAGCACAACTGGAATTGGTCGATGGCCGTGGTGCCGCTGCTGAATCCGGATTTGTTTGAGCTGGCGAACAATCATCACTGGGAGGTGGAGTATTCCCTCAAGAATTGGGCTGTGCCCGCGCCGGCGTGGATGGGGTTGAGCGGCAGCGGCACGGACACCGAGCGCGACTGGACGCTTTATGGTTTTCAAACGTATTACGCGCTGCTCAATTGCGGGTTTCGCTTGCGGCCGGCCGCCGGGACCGCGAACGGAGTGCATCCGGTGCCGCTCGGTTTCAGCCGGGTTTACGTTGAGCTTGACGGTCCCTTCAACTACGCCGGTTGGATGCGAGGACTGGACGCCGGCCGCAGCTTCGTCACGACGGGCCCCATGCTGCTCGCAAAGGTGAACGGCCAGCATCCAGGCCATGCGTTCAAACAGGAGGCGAAGCCGAGGCAATATGAAATGGCCGGAAGCATTTTCAGCCAGGAACCGCTCGAAGCCATCGAACTCGTCGCTCACGGACGAGTCACAGAGAAAGTCGCCCTGGAAAATCGGCGCACACAGACTGGCGCTTATCAGACGGAATTCAAAACCTTGATTTCACTGGACGAGAGTTCGTGGTTGGCGGTGCGCTGTTTTGAACGCCGTGCCAACGGGAGGTTTCGATTCGCCCATACCGCGCCGTGGTTTATCGAAGTCCCAGGCCGCCCCATGCGGGCCCACAAACGCGAAGCCGAATGGCTCGTCCAGCGGGTCCGGGAGGAAATCGAGCGGAGTCGAAGTCTGTTGCCTCCCGCCGGCCTGCGCGAATACGAAGAGTCCCTGGCCGCTTATGAACGGATTCTCCAAAACGCCCGGTAG
- a CDS encoding PIN domain nuclease, producing MAASPVLADSSFYIQWLRDRQDPLRALALAAASRDLAICGVVRCEVGRALREPAILKRFRACWDVMINVPTDNRLWDEVEHILWKLDRQGRVLPLTDVVIACCAMRIGAVVLTFDHHFYEIPGVRAVNRLDV from the coding sequence ATGGCCGCAAGTCCCGTTCTCGCTGACAGCAGCTTCTACATTCAGTGGCTTAGGGACCGCCAAGATCCGCTGCGCGCATTGGCGCTGGCGGCCGCTTCGCGGGACCTGGCCATCTGCGGCGTGGTGCGCTGCGAAGTGGGGCGCGCCCTCCGCGAGCCGGCCATTCTCAAGCGTTTCCGAGCTTGCTGGGATGTCATGATCAATGTGCCCACGGACAACCGACTTTGGGATGAGGTTGAACACATTCTTTGGAAACTGGATCGCCAGGGACGTGTGCTGCCTCTGACTGATGTCGTGATCGCCTGTTGCGCGATGCGGATTGGAGCGGTCGTGCTCACGTTCGACCACCATTTCTACGAGATTCCAGGGGTGCGGGCGGTCAACCGATTGGACGTGTGA